A stretch of the Agrobacterium fabrum str. C58 genome encodes the following:
- a CDS encoding carbohydrate ABC transporter permease, with protein MTLALTSATTQPKKRRGRRIGLYVILFHITCILVGLLFLAPIVLVLLASFRPPAMASSGLFSVQGLGFGNYGRLEDFGAGILHYAGNSLFVALATAAFTILVSVFAGYGFSRFRFPFKLVAFVLILSTIMVPFQSILTPLFLILPKLGLQNTLSGLVFIYVTLQLPFSIFMMRNAFDAVPKEIEEAARIDGVKGLRALVYVLGPLVFPGIVSVGLFAFLNAWNEFLGALVLLTDQDRYTLPVLVTAVRSGRYGSIDWGAVQAGVTVMMIPCLILFVTLQRFYIRGLTAGAVK; from the coding sequence ATGACGTTGGCGCTAACCTCTGCGACAACGCAGCCAAAGAAGCGCCGGGGCCGCCGTATCGGCTTGTACGTGATCCTGTTTCACATCACATGCATTCTGGTTGGGCTTCTGTTTCTGGCGCCGATTGTTCTCGTGCTGCTGGCATCCTTCCGTCCCCCGGCCATGGCGAGCAGCGGCTTGTTTTCCGTCCAGGGACTGGGCTTTGGCAATTACGGACGGCTCGAGGATTTCGGTGCAGGCATCCTGCATTATGCCGGCAACAGCCTGTTCGTCGCGCTCGCAACGGCCGCTTTCACGATCCTGGTCTCGGTCTTTGCCGGTTACGGGTTTTCTCGCTTTCGCTTTCCCTTCAAACTGGTCGCTTTCGTGTTGATCCTGTCAACGATCATGGTGCCGTTCCAGTCCATCCTGACACCGCTCTTTTTGATCCTCCCCAAGCTCGGACTGCAAAATACCCTGAGTGGCCTCGTCTTCATCTACGTCACGCTGCAATTGCCTTTTTCCATCTTCATGATGCGCAATGCTTTCGATGCCGTGCCGAAGGAGATCGAGGAAGCGGCCCGTATCGATGGAGTAAAGGGACTGCGGGCATTGGTGTACGTCCTCGGGCCATTGGTGTTTCCTGGAATCGTGTCCGTCGGTCTCTTCGCCTTCCTGAACGCGTGGAACGAGTTTCTGGGCGCGCTGGTCCTGTTGACTGATCAGGACCGCTACACGCTTCCGGTGCTCGTGACTGCCGTGCGCTCCGGTCGTTACGGCTCAATTGACTGGGGCGCAGTGCAAGCTGGCGTCACCGTCATGATGATCCCCTGTCTTATCCTCTTCGTCACTCTCCAGCGCTTCTACATCCGCGGCCTTACGGCCGGTGCGGTGAAATGA
- a CDS encoding LysR family transcriptional regulator, with translation MQVIDHFNLRSFDLNLLVAFDAMMEEMSVTRAARRLKIQQPAMSHNISTLRTLFQDELFIRVGQIMKPTARALNLSGPVRQALRQAQAAVLMADAFEPATEQRTFRLGLSSEVELLLLPDLTARLRDIAPGIRILARGGDATEVNAMLDAGVIDMSVGCSYLPDSRHHSEPLYQSSVLCCFNPQLLKVSNPVSLDAYMAAQHAVISQTDSLHGCVKDALEHAGAELEVVAAAPDFMSVLATARSSAVIATVSSRIARRYGPLLGLEVSPVPLALSFPPVAMVWPLHMDSDLGCAWLREQIREAMLSENQDRIAEVAA, from the coding sequence ATGCAAGTCATCGACCATTTCAATCTTCGGTCCTTCGACCTTAATCTCCTCGTTGCCTTCGACGCGATGATGGAAGAAATGAGCGTCACGCGTGCAGCGCGACGGTTGAAAATCCAGCAGCCTGCCATGAGTCACAACATATCCACCCTCCGCACGCTGTTTCAGGACGAGCTATTCATACGTGTGGGCCAGATCATGAAGCCCACGGCGCGGGCGCTAAACTTGTCTGGTCCGGTGCGGCAGGCATTGCGGCAGGCGCAGGCGGCCGTCTTGATGGCGGACGCCTTCGAACCGGCCACCGAGCAACGCACATTCCGGCTGGGGCTTTCCAGCGAGGTGGAGCTGCTACTGCTGCCCGATCTGACGGCACGGCTGCGGGATATCGCGCCGGGTATTCGCATTCTCGCGCGAGGTGGTGATGCGACGGAGGTCAACGCGATGCTCGATGCGGGTGTCATCGATATGTCAGTCGGGTGCAGTTATCTGCCGGACTCACGGCACCATAGCGAGCCGCTGTATCAGTCGAGCGTATTGTGCTGTTTCAATCCGCAATTGCTGAAGGTTTCCAACCCGGTGAGCCTTGATGCCTATATGGCCGCACAACACGCCGTCATCTCGCAGACTGATAGCCTGCATGGTTGCGTCAAGGATGCGCTGGAACACGCCGGAGCAGAACTGGAAGTGGTGGCGGCTGCACCCGATTTCATGTCGGTATTAGCCACGGCTCGCTCATCTGCGGTGATTGCCACCGTATCGTCGCGGATTGCGCGGCGCTACGGCCCCCTATTGGGACTTGAGGTCAGCCCAGTGCCGTTGGCGCTTTCTTTTCCACCCGTGGCAATGGTCTGGCCGCTTCACATGGACAGCGATCTTGGCTGCGCGTGGTTGCGGGAACAAATCCGTGAGGCGATGTTGTCGGAGAACCAGGATAGGATCGCGGAAGTTGCGGCGTGA
- a CDS encoding MBL fold metallo-hydrolase, whose product MPSRRSILKSALTGLVAAPFVAPSLTFAKAPYAVVQAPGFYRLKIGSVEVTALSDGTIPLPLSKLYTNTSQQHAQSVLSDAFLPASVPTSVNAFLVNTGDRLVLIDAGTGTYIGPSLGKLAANIEASGYKVDDIDDVVLTHIHTDHSGGLVSNGKRSFPNATLRVNEREAKFWLSADNANAATGIVKQQFAEADQCVTPYVKAEKFETFADNAAPVPGLGSILYAGHTPGHSAITLESEGQKIVFWGDITHGDILQFDEPGVAIEFDIDQKAAVAARDIAFKQAVEGRYLVGGAHIAFPGIGHVRKDSTNYDWLPINYA is encoded by the coding sequence ATGCCATCACGTCGATCCATTCTCAAAAGCGCTCTGACCGGCTTGGTCGCCGCACCGTTCGTCGCGCCGTCACTCACCTTTGCCAAAGCCCCCTATGCCGTTGTTCAGGCACCCGGTTTTTATCGGTTGAAAATCGGCTCTGTAGAGGTCACGGCCTTGTCCGACGGTACTATCCCTCTGCCGCTCTCCAAACTCTACACCAACACCAGCCAACAACATGCGCAAAGCGTACTGAGTGATGCCTTTCTGCCCGCATCCGTGCCAACTTCCGTCAATGCGTTTCTGGTCAATACCGGCGACCGACTGGTGCTGATCGACGCAGGCACCGGGACCTACATCGGGCCATCGCTCGGCAAGCTCGCGGCTAACATTGAGGCATCCGGTTACAAGGTGGATGACATTGATGATGTCGTCCTCACCCATATCCACACCGATCATTCCGGCGGGCTGGTGAGCAATGGTAAGCGCAGCTTTCCGAACGCCACATTGCGGGTCAATGAACGGGAGGCGAAATTCTGGCTGAGCGCGGACAACGCCAATGCGGCAACGGGCATCGTAAAGCAGCAATTTGCCGAGGCAGACCAGTGCGTAACGCCCTACGTTAAAGCTGAAAAATTCGAAACCTTCGCGGATAACGCCGCGCCGGTTCCTGGCCTCGGATCCATTCTTTATGCGGGGCATACGCCCGGCCACAGCGCCATCACTCTGGAAAGCGAAGGCCAGAAGATCGTCTTCTGGGGCGACATCACCCATGGCGATATCCTGCAGTTCGATGAACCCGGCGTCGCCATTGAGTTCGATATCGACCAGAAAGCCGCCGTGGCTGCACGCGACATTGCGTTCAAGCAAGCGGTGGAAGGCAGATATCTGGTGGGAGGCGCGCACATCGCCTTTCCGGGTATCGGCCACGTTCGCAAAGACAGCACAAATTACGACTGGCTGCCCATCAACTACGCTTAA
- a CDS encoding ATPase domain-containing protein, whose product MPKPKMPSVATTGIAGLDEILRGGLPASNLYILQGAPGSGKTTAALQFLRAGVAAGESCIYVTLSQTAAELKAIAVSHGWTLDGIRIEELATSGSVNEADDQSIFMTSDLRLDETRKAIEAAIEEHKPRRLVYDSLLEIRLITGDSPRFRRELIAFKAFLAKQDVVALLLDTQSSDFDRSGEEMEGLAHGVIRFDKSLEEYGGVRRRVEISKMRSVPIADGYHDMAIREGEGVVIFPRIMPSAASDTGKPQLIKSGVAELDEMFGGGQEAGTTTLVIGQAGTGKSTMSSLYATAALERGENVALFLFEERLETFFRRSEGLGMQLRQFHKDGRLILRDFNPNEISPGEFGQIVRDAVTQNKSKVVVIDSLTGYLNSLPHRDKAVRDIQSLLKYLARSGVLTMLIVAQHGLLGQNVGIDVDVSFLGDTVLLLRIMEHEGRLRRNITVVKKRHGPHDLDVRELIIESGNVSVVAYNPLPDPK is encoded by the coding sequence ATGCCGAAACCGAAAATGCCCTCTGTCGCCACCACCGGTATCGCGGGGCTTGACGAAATCCTTCGCGGTGGTCTTCCAGCATCCAATCTCTACATTTTGCAGGGCGCTCCAGGATCGGGCAAAACCACCGCCGCCCTTCAGTTCCTGCGAGCCGGTGTTGCCGCCGGCGAGAGCTGCATTTACGTGACGCTCTCGCAGACGGCTGCCGAGCTGAAGGCGATTGCTGTATCGCACGGCTGGACACTCGACGGTATTCGTATTGAGGAACTGGCAACATCCGGCTCTGTAAACGAGGCCGATGATCAAAGCATATTCATGACGTCAGACCTGCGGCTTGACGAGACACGCAAGGCGATTGAGGCCGCGATTGAGGAGCATAAACCGCGCCGGCTTGTCTATGATTCGCTTCTCGAAATCCGCTTGATAACCGGAGATTCTCCCCGGTTCCGCCGGGAGTTGATCGCCTTCAAGGCTTTCCTTGCCAAGCAGGATGTTGTGGCGCTGCTGCTTGATACCCAGTCGTCAGATTTTGATCGAAGCGGCGAAGAGATGGAGGGACTGGCTCACGGGGTAATCCGCTTTGACAAGTCGCTGGAGGAGTACGGTGGTGTTCGCCGCCGTGTCGAGATCTCCAAGATGCGCAGCGTGCCGATCGCCGACGGCTATCACGACATGGCGATTAGGGAAGGCGAAGGCGTGGTGATATTCCCTCGAATTATGCCAAGCGCAGCATCGGACACCGGAAAGCCACAACTGATCAAATCCGGTGTTGCCGAACTTGACGAGATGTTCGGCGGGGGCCAGGAAGCCGGAACGACAACCCTCGTCATCGGTCAGGCCGGGACCGGAAAATCGACGATGTCATCACTCTATGCAACAGCGGCACTTGAACGGGGAGAGAACGTAGCCCTCTTTCTATTTGAGGAGCGACTGGAAACCTTCTTTCGCCGGTCCGAAGGTCTTGGAATGCAACTCAGGCAGTTTCATAAGGATGGCAGGCTGATACTTCGTGACTTCAATCCCAACGAAATCTCACCGGGTGAATTCGGCCAGATCGTTCGGGATGCCGTGACGCAGAACAAGTCGAAAGTCGTCGTCATCGACAGTCTGACCGGTTACCTAAACTCGTTGCCACACCGGGACAAAGCAGTGCGCGACATTCAGTCCCTGTTAAAGTACCTGGCGCGCTCCGGGGTGTTGACCATGCTCATTGTGGCCCAGCACGGGCTCCTCGGGCAGAATGTCGGGATCGACGTGGACGTGAGCTTCCTCGGCGATACAGTCCTGCTGTTGCGGATCATGGAACATGAAGGGCGCCTCCGTCGGAATATTACTGTTGTGAAGAAGCGCCACGGCCCGCATGATCTGGACGTGAGGGAGCTGATCATAGAAAGCGGTAACGTCAGCGTGGTGGCCTACAACCCTCTTCCCGATCCAAAATGA
- a CDS encoding sensor histidine kinase has translation MSGLPRENEVDWVLVLAPFRKDADYIAALLQDQKVGMVSAKVDDDLEGLLCSSPDIIIVTHEALTPSVLTKLSDHLKAQPDWSEIPIIVLLEKAAPVQDIRDRLQAAWPKSRLLFHLRPIAPLELANAVQLNLLVRLRQRQVRDSIERERELRLELNHRVKNILATVTSIFQMTRRGAASVEELAGDFGARLQALSGVHSAVFEAGGEEVGLSLIMATTVAPYNGDGSSRIAVSGPDIVVSRDAGTTIALCVHELTTNAIKYGALSVPEGNVEVIWEVTDGNDPLFSMNWIERGGPPAVTPSRQGYGTRYIRSALGSLLGTAPQLQFDTQGFRCRIAGPVSQLRTERQPG, from the coding sequence ATGAGCGGGCTGCCAAGGGAAAATGAGGTGGACTGGGTGCTGGTCCTTGCCCCGTTTCGAAAGGATGCTGATTATATTGCCGCTCTTTTGCAAGACCAAAAGGTGGGGATGGTCTCGGCCAAGGTCGATGATGATCTTGAGGGTCTTCTTTGTTCATCACCAGACATCATCATCGTTACTCACGAGGCGCTCACTCCCTCTGTCTTGACCAAGCTTTCCGATCACTTGAAAGCTCAACCCGATTGGTCAGAGATACCGATCATCGTTCTTCTTGAGAAGGCCGCACCGGTGCAAGACATTCGCGACCGATTACAGGCGGCATGGCCAAAATCCCGTCTTCTGTTCCATTTGCGTCCGATCGCGCCGTTGGAGTTGGCCAACGCCGTTCAATTGAATCTCCTGGTACGATTACGGCAGCGGCAAGTCCGGGATTCCATCGAGCGAGAGCGAGAGCTGCGTTTGGAACTGAACCATCGCGTCAAGAACATCCTTGCCACCGTCACCTCTATTTTCCAGATGACGCGAAGAGGCGCTGCATCCGTGGAGGAACTGGCAGGCGATTTTGGCGCGCGGCTGCAGGCCCTTTCCGGTGTTCATTCCGCAGTCTTCGAGGCAGGCGGGGAAGAGGTTGGCCTCTCGTTGATCATGGCGACGACTGTCGCTCCCTATAACGGTGATGGCAGCAGCCGAATTGCCGTCTCCGGGCCGGACATAGTTGTGAGCCGGGATGCCGGGACGACCATCGCTCTTTGTGTTCATGAACTGACGACGAACGCTATCAAATACGGCGCACTTTCTGTTCCTGAGGGCAACGTTGAGGTAATTTGGGAGGTAACCGATGGTAATGATCCCCTGTTCAGCATGAACTGGATTGAAAGAGGTGGCCCGCCCGCAGTCACGCCAAGCCGCCAGGGATACGGTACACGCTATATTCGTTCAGCGTTGGGGTCACTGTTGGGCACAGCGCCTCAACTACAGTTCGACACCCAGGGGTTTCGCTGTCGTATTGCTGGACCGGTTTCGCAGCTGCGCACTGAAAGGCAGCCCGGGTAG
- a CDS encoding cache domain-containing protein: MIKEPKSRLPSLTAVTAGFMFACILVGVAIVFKVVDDRMLGFQEASLRTAVETRARGVQTAFAASLYREWINLETLGSSLAVSQPEDIQDDLSTLVGSGRVVSWAGYAGNDGKVRVASNGLLVGTDVSSRPWFQRGLQGNFAGDAHEAVLLAAKLPAPESGEPLRFLDLAAPVTGVGQSVTGVLGLHLNLEWAKAYISELSDALDVDVLIVNPEGRAVISSSNESPSNLDVPSFRRARTGATGVSLELWPDGENYFVATLPEASYQSLPRFGWSIVARIDANASRNPASSFSSGLLLSLSLLTMALLLLMSLFIVSFIRPFHHLAVNAKAVADGQNVYPYESKRTSELATIGSAISRLQANADRQDNE; the protein is encoded by the coding sequence ATGATCAAAGAACCCAAAAGCCGCCTGCCTTCGCTGACTGCTGTCACAGCGGGTTTCATGTTCGCCTGTATCCTCGTCGGTGTTGCGATCGTGTTCAAGGTGGTAGACGATCGAATGCTCGGTTTTCAGGAGGCAAGTCTGCGAACTGCCGTGGAAACCAGGGCGCGAGGCGTCCAAACAGCTTTTGCCGCTTCCCTTTATCGGGAATGGATAAACCTTGAAACGCTGGGAAGCTCGCTTGCGGTGAGCCAGCCCGAAGACATCCAGGACGATCTTTCAACGCTCGTGGGAAGCGGACGAGTCGTGTCATGGGCAGGGTATGCCGGAAATGACGGCAAAGTACGCGTCGCGTCGAATGGTCTATTGGTCGGGACGGATGTGTCATCGCGTCCGTGGTTTCAGAGGGGGCTTCAGGGCAACTTCGCCGGGGATGCGCACGAAGCGGTTCTTCTTGCGGCTAAACTTCCTGCTCCCGAAAGTGGAGAGCCGTTACGGTTTCTCGACCTGGCAGCCCCTGTAACCGGTGTTGGTCAGTCGGTAACAGGAGTGCTTGGGCTTCATCTTAATCTGGAGTGGGCAAAAGCCTACATTAGTGAGTTGAGTGATGCCCTGGACGTCGACGTGCTCATAGTCAATCCCGAGGGCAGGGCTGTTATATCGTCCTCGAACGAGAGCCCTTCCAACCTTGATGTGCCGAGCTTTCGAAGAGCAAGGACAGGTGCAACCGGCGTGAGCCTCGAGTTATGGCCGGATGGGGAGAATTACTTCGTAGCCACGCTTCCCGAGGCAAGCTACCAAAGCCTTCCAAGATTTGGATGGTCGATTGTCGCGAGGATCGATGCGAACGCATCCAGGAATCCGGCCAGTAGCTTCTCCAGCGGGCTACTTCTTAGTTTGTCTCTCCTGACCATGGCGCTGCTGCTCCTCATGTCCTTGTTCATTGTCTCGTTTATTCGGCCGTTCCATCACCTCGCCGTTAATGCCAAAGCGGTTGCGGATGGACAGAACGTATATCCTTACGAGAGCAAAAGAACCTCCGAACTGGCTACAATCGGTTCGGCAATTTCCCGCTTGCAGGCAAATGCAGACCGACAGGACAACGAGTAG
- a CDS encoding glycosyltransferase: MDSFLYLSELQSSFAHLALAFGCALVLPYLLNNRNWTHRTFLFAIGMALAVRYIWWRGTQTLAPPGFTLDCLFSWSFFALEALSVLSSLSAFTILTRTTDRSPEVEENKSWWKPDPPPKVAILIATYNEEQAVLERTIVGAKASDHPDVQVLVLDDGRRDWLRDFCEEHDVRYLRRPDNKGSKAGNINHALGVLAQDDQPPDFIAVLDADFVPHTDFVSRALALFHDQEVGLVQTPQHFFNPDPIQHNLGLSRSYPDEQRFFFDHLQPSRDGWGIAFCCGTSSVIRWRAVQASGGFPTDSITEDFMLTLQLQEYGYRTVYLNEALTEGLAPEGLKEYVTQRARWCLGLMQIARGRLGPFSRNNLRLRDRWSVVDSVFFWLTTFTFRIASMTFPLFYWFFNITVVNASVPDVISYFGAYMVWILFVLNFISSGMVIPIVNDVSQLLGALPISRAAIVGLVKPKGHPFSVTAKGGDRTKVVVQWRLMRPFLLLTFLTVAGVLIGLVSDRFAFNDAGDGKVVILFWTVYNLVILAVTLLVCVELPRREKHYADRPERVVISLGGALKRVWMTDLTQETARLRGVDAPIATQVIMKLKEIGDFTATVLDRTDDGLVVALGLDETQYQLLLKRLYAGGSVPSVTSTRLSAIIRDATTRFARR, translated from the coding sequence TTGGACAGTTTTCTCTATCTTAGCGAACTCCAGTCGAGCTTCGCTCATCTGGCTCTGGCCTTCGGGTGCGCACTCGTCCTGCCATACCTCCTGAACAATCGTAACTGGACCCACAGGACCTTCCTTTTCGCGATCGGAATGGCTTTAGCGGTGCGATATATCTGGTGGCGAGGAACCCAGACCCTGGCCCCGCCCGGCTTCACGCTGGACTGTCTGTTCAGTTGGTCATTCTTTGCATTGGAAGCATTATCTGTTCTCTCGTCGCTGAGCGCGTTCACAATCCTGACCAGAACCACTGATCGGTCGCCGGAAGTCGAGGAGAACAAATCCTGGTGGAAACCGGATCCGCCTCCAAAAGTCGCGATTCTGATCGCCACGTACAACGAGGAGCAGGCCGTTCTGGAACGGACGATCGTCGGAGCCAAGGCCAGCGATCATCCGGACGTTCAGGTTCTTGTGCTGGATGACGGGCGCCGTGACTGGCTGCGTGATTTCTGCGAGGAGCACGACGTTCGATACCTTCGCAGGCCAGATAACAAGGGCTCGAAAGCCGGCAACATCAATCATGCCCTGGGCGTTCTTGCGCAAGACGATCAACCGCCAGACTTCATAGCCGTGCTGGACGCGGACTTTGTTCCTCACACGGATTTTGTCTCGCGCGCACTTGCGCTTTTCCACGACCAGGAGGTCGGACTGGTTCAAACCCCCCAGCACTTCTTCAATCCGGATCCTATCCAGCATAATCTCGGGCTCAGCCGATCTTATCCCGACGAGCAGCGCTTTTTCTTTGACCATTTACAACCAAGCCGCGACGGCTGGGGGATCGCATTCTGCTGCGGCACGTCGTCGGTGATCAGATGGAGGGCAGTGCAGGCCTCCGGTGGGTTCCCGACAGACAGCATCACGGAAGATTTCATGCTGACGCTTCAGTTGCAGGAGTACGGCTATCGGACGGTCTATCTGAATGAAGCGTTGACCGAGGGCCTTGCTCCGGAGGGGTTGAAGGAATACGTCACTCAGCGAGCGCGATGGTGCCTGGGGCTCATGCAGATTGCCCGAGGAAGGCTAGGTCCCTTTTCGCGGAACAATTTGCGGCTGCGCGATCGCTGGAGCGTCGTTGACTCGGTATTTTTCTGGCTCACTACCTTCACATTCCGCATCGCCTCCATGACCTTTCCTCTCTTTTACTGGTTTTTCAACATCACGGTGGTCAACGCATCTGTTCCCGATGTCATCAGCTATTTCGGGGCGTATATGGTCTGGATCCTATTCGTGTTGAACTTCATCTCGTCCGGAATGGTGATACCCATCGTCAATGACGTCAGCCAGTTGCTTGGTGCGCTCCCCATATCGAGAGCCGCCATTGTGGGGCTTGTGAAACCGAAAGGTCACCCTTTCAGTGTTACGGCAAAGGGAGGAGACCGAACAAAAGTCGTTGTCCAATGGCGTCTTATGCGCCCCTTCCTTCTTTTGACGTTTCTGACCGTTGCCGGGGTCCTGATAGGTCTGGTCTCTGACCGTTTCGCGTTCAACGACGCAGGAGACGGGAAGGTCGTTATCCTGTTCTGGACTGTTTACAATCTGGTGATCCTTGCCGTAACGCTGCTGGTCTGTGTCGAGTTGCCACGACGTGAAAAACACTATGCGGATCGTCCCGAACGGGTCGTGATATCCCTCGGCGGTGCGCTGAAGCGTGTCTGGATGACGGACCTGACGCAGGAAACTGCCCGTCTCAGAGGGGTAGACGCGCCTATAGCTACCCAGGTCATCATGAAACTCAAAGAAATCGGAGATTTCACCGCCACGGTGTTGGATCGAACCGACGACGGCTTGGTCGTTGCGCTCGGGCTGGATGAAACGCAGTACCAACTCTTGCTGAAAAGGCTGTATGCGGGAGGGAGCGTCCCGAGTGTCACGTCAACACGGCTGTCAGCGATCATCAGGGACGCCACCACCCGTTTTGCCCGCCGGTAG
- a CDS encoding HlyD family secretion protein — protein MKLIKIGFGLLLICGALYVVLGEQLSGASANAFINARLTTIRAPIAGKIELISRPLGAQVARGDPLGSLEDPLVDGIRLLDLELQQADAQTEIKRLETVVTSFDESIDQLQTRAAIYREERKRQLAAQAQSADASRAASEARLKYAELSRERSSRLSGQGISTAQSLEQAQSLSEVSALEVANAKAQAAEIVVAQKAAERGVFLGDGFNDAPYSEQRISEIDVQRLELKAQLEAKKLALTAISDRLANERLRVNRLSSSDLAANVNGALWEYLSASGETVQRGQDLMRLIDCDSAIVTLSVSESVYNSLRVGAPATFRLNRSRQVLQGSVIRLAGSGAATIYENMAIAPSQRHLQRYDVALDVPALRDDPDLRCLAGRTGRVFFETRAFDWLRGLWR, from the coding sequence ATGAAGCTCATAAAGATCGGATTCGGTTTGTTGCTGATCTGCGGTGCTCTTTATGTGGTGCTTGGGGAACAGCTTAGCGGGGCGAGTGCAAATGCGTTCATAAATGCCCGTTTGACGACGATACGCGCTCCCATCGCTGGCAAAATAGAATTGATTTCCAGGCCGCTGGGCGCCCAGGTTGCGCGAGGCGATCCACTGGGCTCTCTTGAGGATCCTCTTGTTGACGGCATCCGTCTCCTTGATCTCGAACTTCAACAGGCCGATGCTCAGACCGAAATAAAAAGGCTCGAAACCGTCGTCACGTCTTTCGATGAATCGATTGATCAGTTGCAGACCCGCGCGGCTATCTATCGTGAGGAAAGAAAACGCCAGCTCGCGGCTCAGGCCCAGTCTGCCGACGCCTCGCGTGCCGCGTCCGAGGCGCGTCTGAAATACGCGGAACTCAGCCGCGAGCGATCATCACGGCTAAGCGGTCAGGGCATTTCCACCGCACAGTCCCTCGAACAGGCTCAGTCACTTTCCGAGGTTTCCGCGCTGGAGGTCGCAAATGCAAAGGCTCAGGCCGCCGAAATCGTTGTCGCACAGAAGGCGGCCGAGCGGGGAGTCTTTCTCGGGGACGGATTTAACGACGCTCCCTACTCCGAACAGAGGATTTCCGAGATCGACGTACAGCGTCTGGAATTAAAAGCGCAACTTGAGGCGAAGAAACTGGCATTGACTGCAATTTCAGATCGGCTGGCGAACGAGCGTCTTCGTGTAAACAGACTTTCTTCGTCAGATCTGGCGGCAAATGTGAATGGTGCGCTGTGGGAGTATCTCTCCGCTTCGGGCGAAACGGTCCAGCGCGGTCAGGACCTCATGCGCCTGATAGACTGCGACTCCGCAATTGTGACCTTATCCGTGTCGGAAAGCGTCTACAATTCCCTCAGGGTCGGCGCACCCGCGACCTTTCGCCTTAACCGAAGCCGTCAGGTTCTTCAGGGATCGGTAATCCGCCTTGCAGGTTCCGGCGCGGCTACGATCTATGAAAACATGGCAATAGCACCGAGTCAGCGCCACCTCCAGAGGTACGACGTGGCACTTGATGTCCCGGCTCTTCGGGACGACCCCGACCTTCGGTGCCTCGCAGGGCGCACCGGCAGGGTGTTTTTCGAAACGCGGGCTTTTGACTGGCTGCGAGGACTATGGAGATAG